DNA sequence from the Sandaracinaceae bacterium genome:
GATCAGGTCGAGGGTGTGCTCCAGCTTCTGCACGAAGTCGGTCTCGTTGCTCACCTCGAAGAGGCGCGGGTGGCCCGCCCAGGCCCGCGCGATCCCCGCGGCCACCTCGCGCGCCTGCTCGGGCGTCTCTTTGCGCGTAGGGTTCGCGAGGTTGTAGCCGCCGCTCGCCGTGGGGACGGCCATGTGGATGACCGTGTGGTAGCGCGCGTGCTCCGCCTCGCGGGTGGACCCGACCGCCTCGAAGAAGTCGGGGGTGCCCTTCCAGTAGGCCGCGCCGTCAGCCGTGCCTCGATCGCAGAGCACCACGGCGTCGGCGGGGGCGTGCGCGGTGAAGGTGGCCTCCAGCTCGCGCTGCACGAAGTAGATCGCCCGCTGGGCGGCGCGACGCGTCTCGTCGCTGGTCGGCAGCGGGAAGCCTCCGGAGAAGAGCAGGGTGGCTGCCTCGGGGACCAGGATGAGGCGGTCCCCGAACTGCTCGCGCGCCACCTGCTGCACGGCGGTCTTGCCGGCGCTGGGGCCCCCCGTGAGGACGATCTTTCGGAGCTGACTCAAGCGCGGACCTCGTGGGGGAAGGGCGCCCGGTCGACCGCGCCGAGCCGGACCCGAGCGCCGCCTGCCACGCGAGCGACGGAAACAGCAATAGCCGGCGGGCGGACCCGGCCGGCTCTTGGCGATGCTAGCAGCGAACCTACGACGAGGTCAGCTGGCGGGGGCGCTCTTACGAGCGGCGATCTCGCGCAGCACGGCCGCGATGCCGCGCTTGTCGATCTCACGAATGCCCGCGGTGCTCACGCGCAGCTTCACCCAGCGGTTCTCTTCGGGGACGAAGAAGCGCTTCACCTGCAGGTTGGGCTGGTTGAAGATGGTGGTCTTCACGTTGGAGTGAGAGACCTTGTTGCCGCGCATGGCGCGCTTACCGGTGACTTCGCAGACCTTGGACACGGTGGACTCCGCAATTCAAAAGGGCTGGCCAGATATCACGAGCCTCGCAGAACGGCAAGGCGTGCGGCAGAATGCCCTGCCGGTCGTCCAGGGGGACGGCGACGGAGGAGAATGATGACAGAGACGAGAGACTCGGTTCTTGGCGTGGGCAACGCCGCGCTCATGGTCGCCACGCTGTGGCTGGTGGGTGGGGCGGTAGCGGGCAGCGGCTGCGGCGAAGAGAGCCCACCCCCACCCCCGCCGGCGCCGCTCGTGGCGCCGCCACAGAACACCGGGGTCGCGCCAGGCGTGCCCGGCGCGCCGGGACAGGTCGCCCAGCCCGGTCAGGTGCCGCCTCCCGGAGCCCCTGCGCAGGTGCCGCCCGGTGAGGACGCGGCCGCGCTCGCGGACCGGCAGATGAACGACAAGATCGGCCCGCTCATCCGAGACTGCCTCAACCGCTTCGACCAGGCGGTGGGCCGCTCGCGGGGGCGCTACCTGCAGTGGGTGCAGAGCGAGGAGCGCGGGCCCACGGGGCGCGAGCGCAACGTCTACGGCCTGTACCAGATCAGTGGGGACCCGAGCGCCTGTCAGACGGCCATCCAGACCTCCAACGCTGCACCTCCGGCCAGCCCCGAGCTGCAGGCTGCGGCGACGGCGTACGGCGCGGCCCTGACGGAGGTGATCGCCAAGGTGAACGACGCGTATCCGTACTACGAGCGCGAGAACTACCGGGACGACGGCTTCGAGCGCGGCCGCGCGATGCACGCGGGGTTGATGGCGGCGTTCAACGCGTTCCGCGTCGCGAGCCAAGAGCTGGACGACCGGGTCAACACGGCGAACCGCGGCATCACCGAGCGCCGCATCGCGCGCATGGCGAGCGACCCGCGCCGTGCTGTGCAGGTGCTGGTGGAGCGCCACCTGCTGCTGGCCGACGACACGCTCAAGACCATCCACGACTGGAACGTGGAGCGGGGCCACTTGACCGGCATCGACGCGGAAGCTCTCTCGGCGCAGGTCACGCAGCTGGAGACGCTGACGGACCAGCTGACCGCGGCCATCGGAGCCGGGCAGGGCGCCAGTGCAGTGGACTCCACGTCGGGACACTGGCTGTCGAGCTACGCCAGCAACGCCAGCGAGCTGCTCACGCAGGCGAAGGGCGTGATGCGCCGCGTGCGCGACAACGAGAGCTTCTCGCGTGGCGAGATGATGACCCTCGGCAGCGGCGGCGGCGCCTGGATGGTGGACGCCGCGCCGCCGCGGATGGTGCGCGAGTACAACGAGATGATCGACCAGTACAACCGCATCCGCTGGGTGCAGTAGCGTCTGTCCGGTCTCGGGGACCGCATCAGGGAGCGAAGCACAGCCGCGTCGCGGCGCTCCCTGCTGCGCCGACCGGGCGCGGCGCGCGGCTCACTCGTTGCGACGGCCGTCGATCAGGTCCCGGCTGACACCCGAGGCGAGGATGAACTCCATCGTGGGCTCGTTCAGGCTCTCCAGCAGCTCGCGCGGGGTGCCCGACGCCTGCACCTCGCCGAAGTACATGAACGTGATGCGATCGGCGATGCGGAACACGCTCGCCATGTCGTGACTGATCACGATGCTGGTCACGCCGAACTTCTCCTCGGCCTCCGCGATCAGGTCGTCCACCGTGCACGTGGTGATCGGGTCGAGCCCCGTCGTGGGCTCGTCGTAGATCAGGATATCCGTCTCGAGCACCATCGAGCGCGCCACGGCCACGCGCTTCTGCATGCCGCCGCTCAGCTCCGCGGGGGACTTGCTCCAGGCGTGGCCGATGCCCAGTGACTCGAGGCGGTCCATCACCCGCTCGCGGATCTCCTTGTTGCTCATCTTGGTGTGCTCGCGCAGCGGGAACGCCACGTTCTCGAACACGGTCATGCTGTCGAACAGCGCCGACATCTGGAACACCATGCCCATGGTGCGGCGCATGGCGTCGAGCTCCATGCCGTCCAGCACCACGAAGTCCCGGTTGTTCACCAGGATCTGCCCCGCGTCGGGCTTCTCCAGCCGGATGAGCTGCCGCATCAAGACTGTCTTGCCCGACCCGGAGGGGCCGATGATGACGTTGGTCTTGCCCCGCATGATGTCGAAGCTGAGACCCTTGAGCACGTGGTGCGGCCCGTAGTGCTTGTGGACGTCCCGCACGCGCACGTGCACGGGGTCGGCCAGGACCTCGGGGTCCACGCGGCGCACCGCCTCGGCCGACGCGCCGGTGAAGCTGTCGAACCACTGACGCACGCCCATCAGCCGAGCCCCTCACCGAGCACGATGCCCGTGACCAGGTAGTCCAACAACAGGATCGCGATGGCGTTGTGGACGACGGAGCGGTTCGTCGCCTGGCCCACGCCCGCCGCGCCGCCCTTCGCGTAGAAGCCCTGGCGGCAGGCGATGAGGCACACCGTGACGCCGAACACCGCCGCCTTGGTCAGGCCCAAGTGAACGTCCTTCCAGTCCACGATCCAGCGCATGCGGTCGAGGAACACGCCGCTGTCGAGGCCCAGCAGCTTCGTGCACACCAGCCAGGCACCGGACATGCCGATGACGTCGAAGAAGATGGTGAGGATGGGGACCATCAGCAGGCCAGCGACGACGCGCGGAACCACCAGGTACTGCACGGGGTTCACGGCCATCGTGATGAGCGCGTCGATCTGGTTGGTGACGCGCATGGAGCCGAGCTCGGTGGTCATGGCGCTGCCCGCGCGGCTGGAGACCATGAGCGCCGTGAACACGGGGCCGATCTCACGCGACAGGGCGAAGCCTACGACCGAGCCCGTCTGGCTCTCCACGCCCAGGTCACGGAAGCCGTTGACCAGCTGCAGCCCCAGCACGGCGCCTACGAAGAAGCCCGTGATGCCCACGATGAAGATGGACTGGACGCCCACGTACTCCATGCAGTGGATGAAGATGCGGCCGCGGTACGGCGGGCGCAGGCCCCAGAAGACCACCTGGCCAAGCATTCGCGACAGCGCGCCCAGCTCGGCGATGGGGCTCATGATGGCGGTGAGGAGCTTGACCCCAGCCGTCCTCCACAGGGGAGGGGGCGCCGGTTGTGCGTGTGCGCTCGCGCCGACGGCCCGGTTCGGATCGCGCGGTACGCGCTTCTTCCGGGTCTCGGGGGCAGGGGCTGATTGCGCCTCCTCGGGCGCGTCAGCGTCGGCGTCGTTCGCAGACATGGGGGCTGCTAGATACCACGGGAAGCCCGATGGGTCGTAGTGAACGACGCGGGAGCGGGGGGGCGACGCGGGGCAAGCTACGACGCGAGGCGTTGACGGCGAGGTGTCGACGTGCGACCTCGGGGCGATGTCGAGGACGTGGAGGCGCAGCGCGTGGTGGTTCGGAGTCGCGATGGGGGTCATCGGCTGCGCCAGCCGTCCGCCTCCTTCGTCGGCATCCAGCGCCCCGCCGGGGCAAGTCGCCGACGCGCCGAGCGCCAGCGCGCCCGCCCCCGCGCCCGCCCCCGCCCCCGCCGAACCGCTCGACTCGGGACTGCGGACGGTACGCTTTGGGGACGTGCGCGTCGTGCTCACCAGCACCGAGGCGGAGCAGCCGGGGGACAAGTTCGAGATCAGCCCCGAGCAGCGCCGTGCGTTGGTCGGGCCTCCCTCCGAGCCGCTCTCGGATGGCCCGGGACTCAGCGCGCTGGCCGAGGAGCTCCAACGCGCGTACCGCATCCCGCGCCGCGACTTCGAGCGCATCTGGGCCATGGACTGCGGGGGCCGGTCCTACGACGAGTGCACGTCGCGCGCCCCACGACTGATAGGGGCGCTGGTGTTCGAAGAGCCGAGCGGCAGGTTCTCCCACGGTGTCCCGCTCGGACATCCTCTGGGCGGGAGCATCGACGACATCGACGAGGTGTACGAGATGTCCGCCGAAGTGCATCGCCTGCCGTCGGGCCGCGACGTGCTCGTGCTGGTGTGGTCCGACTCCGACGACACCGCCAGCAACCGATGCTGGTGCAACTCCGAGAGCCGCACGGCGCACGTCGTGGTGCTGGACCACCGGGGCCACGTCCTCGCGCGAGGGGTCGTCGGATACGAGTTCAGCGAGTGTGGGTCCGCCTCGAGCGACACGTTCCACGTTGGCTGGCAGGACCTCCATGGAGACGGGCGTCCGGAGCTGGTCGGGACGGTTAGCTTCGCCCCTCGCAACGACGACGAGGCATGGGACGAGTTCGAAGAGGAGGACGCCGAGGAGGGAGCGGATGCCGACGCGGCGCTGGTCCAGACCTGGTTCGTCCACGACTTCGACACGCCCGCGCCGACCGCGCCATCGTGTCGCCCGCCTGCGAGCCCCACGGCCGTCGACGAGCCGCGCGCTCCCCGTCCGGGTCCGGCTCGCGCGCGGGCGCCCGCCCGGCTGGGAGCACGCGCGCGACGCGCCCTCCATCGCGTCGGCGCATTGTGCGACGCATGTGGCCGCCCAGCGACGTGCCTCGAGTTCGCGCGCAGCCTGCACGCCGTGGGGAGGCACGAGTGGGCGCGTACCGCGGAGCGGGCGGGGATCGCAGAGGCGCTCAGCGAGGGCGAGTCGTTGGACGCGCTGCTCGACGTGCTTCGCTTGGAGGCGTGGACCGGAGAGGCGCGCGCGTCGCTGCGGGCCTCCTTGGTCCAGGCCTGCGAGGTCGAGTCGCCCGCGTGCGTCGCCGTCGCGTTGCTCGACCTGATGGCGGGGACGAGCGACGTGGCTGCGGTGTCGGTCCTGCTGAGCGCCTGCGAGCTGACGCCCGCCTTCCGGGCCTGCGGAGCGCTCGCCCAACGAGAGGACGCCGTCGGGGTCCGCGCGCGTCGCGTGCTGTGCACCGCGCTGGATGCGAGCGCGTGCATCGGCGCCGCCGCGGATGCCGCTCGTGCCCAACGCCCGCTCACGACCCTCGAGCAGGTCCACGTCGGCGCCAGAGGGCACCCAGTCTGTCCGGAGTGAGGCGCTGGCTGACGATGTATGGCGAAGGTCAGCCTCGGAGGAATCCCTCGGTAGGAATGGTGACTGCATGAGCGCTGGGAGCGAATCACGGTCGGGACGGGTCATCCGCGCAGCCTTGGCGTGCGTCCTCGGGATGGCGATGTGCCCTGCGGGGTCGTCGGCCCAAGCCGTGTCTCTCGTCGGGGTCGAGGGCCCGAGCGGCTGCGTCGTCATGCGCGACAACCAGGTGCGCTGTTTCCGACATCGCGAGTCGCCCGACGACTTCAGCACGGTGGGTCGGCTCCCCGGGCGGGTCGCCGAGCTGTCCCTCGGCGAGGGCTTGGCGTGCGCCCGCACCACCGGCGACGACGTCTATTGCTGGGGCGTCGACGCGTTCAGACCGGACTTCGACCAAGTCGAGTCGGCCATTGAGCGTTGTTGGGCGGGGGACCGCGACGGTTCGCGCTGCGAAGCGGCCGTGACGATGCGCGCCGAGCGGGCGGCTGCTCGCATCCGGCGGGTCGCACGTCGCGTGAACGCCATCAGCGTCGAGGGCGACACGCTCTGCACGACCCACACGGTGACGGGCGAGTTGATCTGCGCGCGCGCCGACCAGCGCAGTGACCCAGACGACGAGCCACCTTCGTGGAACACCGCCTGCACCGGTCGAGCGGTGCACGTGGCGGCGGGCGACGGTCACTCGTGCGCGGTCACCTCGGAGGGCCACGCATACTGCTGGGGCGAGCTCGGCGACGATGCGTTCGAGCCCGCTCCGGCGTGCGTGGGTCGCCTCATGGCGCGGCGCCTCCGCGGTGTGACGGACGCGGCGCGCGTCTTCGTCGGGTCCGACGACGTCTGCATCCAGCACCGCGACCGCACGCTCTCCTGTCGTCCGGCGCGAACGTCACACGTCGGTCGCGTCGACCCCTTGCCTGGTCTCGGCCCGGTGCGCGACGTGAGTATGGGGGATGACGCTGGCTGCGCTCAGACCGACGACATGCAAGTGCACTGCTGGGGCTCCAACGCCACCGCGCACCTGGGCGTGGGAGACATGCTTCCGCATGACCAGCCGGTCCTGGTCCCGCGGTTGGCGGCCAGCAGCGGGCTGGCGGTGTCGTACGCGCTCTCTTGCGGCGTGGTGCGGGGGACGTTGCGCTGCGCAGGGGCGCTCCCGTCGGGGTGGGTGGAGGACCCAGACGCGGACCGCTTCGTCCCGCTGCGCGACGCTCACGGCGTGCAGGTCAGCGGCATCGACGTCGCCGCGAACGGTCTCAGCGCGTGTGCGCGGCTCTTCGATCGCACGTGGGTCTGCACCGACCTCGACGCGGCCACGACGCGGGTCGTGCTGACGCCCTGGGCCGGCGGACGCACGGACGTTGCCTACGTCGCCGGTCGCGCCAGCCTGACGGAGGACGGTGTCCTGATCAGCCGCGACCGCACCATGCCGGACGTGGTGGCGTTGGTCGGCAACACGCTCCCGTGCGCGTTGAGGCGAGACGGACACGTGTACTGCTTCGAGAGCTACTTGCCAGAGGTTCACCTGCGGGTGCGGCGCATCGTTCGAGACGAGCCCGTCGTCGAGGTTCGTGCAGACGACATCTACGTTTGCACCCGATCAACGTCGGGGAGGGTCCAATGCACTGCGCGGCCTGCCGGGCGCGACGTGACGCCCATCGTGCGCCGTGGCACGACGTTCGCGGGCTTTGCGGGCGCAGACCCCGCGACGCTCTGCTTGGTCACCGACGGGGGCGAGCAGCGCTGCGTTCACACGGAGAGCGAATACCTCTTGCGCGCGCTGGACACTCGCCTTCCTGGCGCGGGGCAGCGGGACACCCTCGAAGGCCTCGCGTGCGCGCTCGACGCGACGGGGACGCTGACGTGTGCGCATGGCGCAACCGTGCTGGCCGCTCTGCCGAACGTCAGTCGATTTCGGCTGGGTCCCGACTTCGCCGTCGCGCTCGACGCTGCAGGTCGGGTTTGGGTGTTCGCCTCCAGAATGTGGGCGCCGTTCGCTCACGCTGGCCGGCACCCATCGCTGACTCCCGTCCATGTCGACATACCCACCATGCCACTCCCCTTCGATCAGCCACGCCTCCGCGTCGCGAGCTTGGACCCATGACGTTGCTCCGCCCCCGCAGGTCAGGGTGCCGCACGGTGGCGCTGTTCGTCGCGACCCTGGGTTGGCAACCCGGCTGTCGCATCGCGGCCGAGCAGCATGCCTCGATGGCCCACCACGAGACCGAGGCGCCAGCCCGTGCACCGTCGCTTCCAGCGGCCGAGGTCGACGGCCGAGCGCCGGCGCCGCGCGACGTCGGCGCGTCGAGCAACCCGTTGCTGCTCATCCCGGCCGGCGAACCGCAGCTCGGCGAAGCGGGCTATCCCGAGAACCCGCTGCGCATCGCGTACCTGAGCAGCTTTCGCATCAACCGTACGGAAGTGACCGTCGCCGCCTATGCCGAGTGCGTGTCCGGCGGGGCGTGTGCGCCCTACGCCACGCCCGCGCCGCTCGCGGCTCCTCGTGAGCCACGGCTGGAGGCCGAGCGGGCGTGGATGATCAGCCTCTGCAACTACGGTCACGCTGACCGGGCGCACCACCCCATGAACTGTGTCACCCGCGATGAGGCCGCCACCTACTGTGCGGCTCACGGCCAGCGTCTACCCACGCAAGAGGAGTGGGAGTATGCGGGGCGAGGACTCGATGGGCGTCGCTACCCGTGGGGCGATGCTCGCGTCGACACGGGGGACGTCACGAACTGGGGTGACCAAGCGCTGAAGCGACACCGGGACGCCCTCGGACTCGACACGCAACGCTGGTACGCCCCATACGACGATGGGTTCGCGGGCACCGCGCCAGTCGGCTCCTTCCGGCGTGACTCCAGCGTCTTCGGCGTGCTGGACATGGCTGGGAACGTCGGCGAGTGGACCTCCACGTACTACGGCGAGCTCGTCCGTCTGGGCGAGGGAGAGGACCAACGAGGCGACCCCGTGGTCGCCGGGGCGGACTGGATCTCCGGGGGCGGTCTCGTGGACGTTGCGGACACTCCAGGCGATTCGTCGGCCCCTTGGTACGGGTTCCGTTGCGCGGCCGACGTGGATCCCTGAGACCGTTCTCCTACAGGTCGTACCTTCCAACCGGCATGCCTTCCGCGTCAGTGCCTCGGTGGGGACGGCTCCGTGCGTTGGCGACGCGCCGCAGCGGTGTGACGACGCGCCACTCGACACCCTCGAGCAGTGTCGCGTCTGCGGCTGCGCTGCTGGGGAGGCCTGCACGGACGCGGGCTGCGTGGGCTGCGACACGGTCACAGCCGAGGTGAGCGACCTCAATTGCGACATGTGCGGCTGCGACACGGGCGAGGAGTGCCGTGGCGAGCGGTTCGAGGCCGTCTGCTTCCAGCTCGCCCTCGAGGGAGAAGCCTGCACGCGCCACTCGGATTGTGCGGAGGGCAACTGCTCCAGCCCGCACTCGGGGCCGCGGGTCTGCCTGAAGGCTCCAGGTACCGCCTGCACGTCAAACTCCGACTGCGACCTCTGCATCGCTGGGGAGTGCCAGCAGGCGTGCAGCACGGAGGATCCCTTCTGCGGCGCTGGGATGGCCTGCTCATCGAGCGGCGAAGGCTTTTTCTGTCGTGTGGAGTGCGACAACGAGGGTGAGCCGTGCCCCGGCGTGGTGGGGACGGTGTGCGAGAGTCGTCCCACGAGCGGGGGCATGGAGGTGCTTCGCTGCTTCGGTGCGGACTGCACCCAAGCCGGCTTCGAGTGCCCGACCGGGTACGCTTGCGTGGAGACCGTCACGGGGCAGTTCCTCGGCGATCGGTGTATGCCCGACTGAGCGTTCTGCCACGGCGCGTACGACCCCCCGTCGGTAGTGCGTCTCAGGTGTACACCGTCCGGCCGCGCGACCAACAGCGTGCCCGGGGGCTCTCTCGACACGGAGTGCGTCGTCGTGCCGATCACGGTGCGTGACGATCTCTGAGGAGGCCTCGGGTTCTCGCCCGTCTGCCTGCGCTTCCCACCAGCGGACGAGGAGGCTGGTACACGCCTGAACTTCACGACGTGTCGGTCCGCGCGGCACGAACGAGCGGCGCCGCCATGACCGTGTGCAAGCCGGATTTCG
Encoded proteins:
- a CDS encoding ATP-binding protein codes for the protein MSQLRKIVLTGGPSAGKTAVQQVAREQFGDRLILVPEAATLLFSGGFPLPTSDETRRAAQRAIYFVQRELEATFTAHAPADAVVLCDRGTADGAAYWKGTPDFFEAVGSTREAEHARYHTVIHMAVPTASGGYNLANPTRKETPEQAREVAAGIARAWAGHPRLFEVSNETDFVQKLEHTLDLIREAMGMDAEHALDVGD
- the rpmB gene encoding 50S ribosomal protein L28; translation: MSKVCEVTGKRAMRGNKVSHSNVKTTIFNQPNLQVKRFFVPEENRWVKLRVSTAGIREIDKRGIAAVLREIAARKSAPAS
- a CDS encoding YiiG family protein, with the translated sequence MTETRDSVLGVGNAALMVATLWLVGGAVAGSGCGEESPPPPPPAPLVAPPQNTGVAPGVPGAPGQVAQPGQVPPPGAPAQVPPGEDAAALADRQMNDKIGPLIRDCLNRFDQAVGRSRGRYLQWVQSEERGPTGRERNVYGLYQISGDPSACQTAIQTSNAAPPASPELQAAATAYGAALTEVIAKVNDAYPYYERENYRDDGFERGRAMHAGLMAAFNAFRVASQELDDRVNTANRGITERRIARMASDPRRAVQVLVERHLLLADDTLKTIHDWNVERGHLTGIDAEALSAQVTQLETLTDQLTAAIGAGQGASAVDSTSGHWLSSYASNASELLTQAKGVMRRVRDNESFSRGEMMTLGSGGGAWMVDAAPPRMVREYNEMIDQYNRIRWVQ
- a CDS encoding ATP-binding cassette domain-containing protein, giving the protein MGVRQWFDSFTGASAEAVRRVDPEVLADPVHVRVRDVHKHYGPHHVLKGLSFDIMRGKTNVIIGPSGSGKTVLMRQLIRLEKPDAGQILVNNRDFVVLDGMELDAMRRTMGMVFQMSALFDSMTVFENVAFPLREHTKMSNKEIRERVMDRLESLGIGHAWSKSPAELSGGMQKRVAVARSMVLETDILIYDEPTTGLDPITTCTVDDLIAEAEEKFGVTSIVISHDMASVFRIADRITFMYFGEVQASGTPRELLESLNEPTMEFILASGVSRDLIDGRRNE
- a CDS encoding ABC transporter permease encodes the protein MSANDADADAPEEAQSAPAPETRKKRVPRDPNRAVGASAHAQPAPPPLWRTAGVKLLTAIMSPIAELGALSRMLGQVVFWGLRPPYRGRIFIHCMEYVGVQSIFIVGITGFFVGAVLGLQLVNGFRDLGVESQTGSVVGFALSREIGPVFTALMVSSRAGSAMTTELGSMRVTNQIDALITMAVNPVQYLVVPRVVAGLLMVPILTIFFDVIGMSGAWLVCTKLLGLDSGVFLDRMRWIVDWKDVHLGLTKAAVFGVTVCLIACRQGFYAKGGAAGVGQATNRSVVHNAIAILLLDYLVTGIVLGEGLG
- a CDS encoding SUMF1/EgtB/PvdO family nonheme iron enzyme, translated to MTLLRPRRSGCRTVALFVATLGWQPGCRIAAEQHASMAHHETEAPARAPSLPAAEVDGRAPAPRDVGASSNPLLLIPAGEPQLGEAGYPENPLRIAYLSSFRINRTEVTVAAYAECVSGGACAPYATPAPLAAPREPRLEAERAWMISLCNYGHADRAHHPMNCVTRDEAATYCAAHGQRLPTQEEWEYAGRGLDGRRYPWGDARVDTGDVTNWGDQALKRHRDALGLDTQRWYAPYDDGFAGTAPVGSFRRDSSVFGVLDMAGNVGEWTSTYYGELVRLGEGEDQRGDPVVAGADWISGGGLVDVADTPGDSSAPWYGFRCAADVDP